The following are encoded together in the Cyanobacterium aponinum PCC 10605 genome:
- the mutS gene encoding DNA mismatch repair protein MutS, translating to MTESASTKATRNAPHEDYRPINPQELTPMYQHYVEVKEQYPNALLLYRVGDFFECFFQDAVTIAQELELVITSKDAGKNVGRIAMTGVPHHALDRYARQLVEKGYAVVICDQVEDAATATAEKRLVKRAITKLLTPGTITEDEMLPSKQNNFLAAVVVAKEHWGLAYADISTGEFFTTQNKDLSSLATELLRLQPAEILFPVNAPDINSLLRPGQKSDYLPNFLPDCFCYSLRSHKAFDIHEAKPRLLMEFNLKSLEGVGCEHLPLAIRAAGGLLEYVQDTQKANQVPLQLIRSYNVSDYLVLDSTTRRNLEITSTVRDNTFHGSLLWALDRTCTAMGGRALRRWLLQPLLNKRGIIARQDSIAELMDNLPLREAIREILKSIYDLERITGRVSAGTANPKELLNLADSLLKLRELGELAKEGKSPYFQALQDVPSELEELGKKVIDSIVEFPPQHVKEGGIIRDGVNQQLDEMRKLIDGDKEWLANLEVTERERTGISNLKVGYNKTFGYYISMPRSKANLAPENYQRKQTLLNEERYITAELKEKENRILNAKDDLAKFEYEIFVNLRSLVAEKTEEIRKIAKAIAAMDVLSGLAELAVYQDYNRPEITEDRIIKIKNGRHPVVEKLLGFGMFVPNSTVLGTEKAPDLIILTGPNASGKSCYLRQVGLIQLMAQIGSFIPAESAKLSICDRIFTRVGAVDDIATGQSTFMVEMNETANILNHATEKSLVLLDEIGRGTATFDGLSIAWAVAEYLAIEIQSRTIFATHYHELNELASILENVANYQVTVKELENEIIFLHEVKAGGADKSYGIEAGRLAGLPPVVIKRAKQVMSQIEKHSKIAIGLRKNIKKLTPSKQENTEEIMNQLDIFE from the coding sequence ATGACTGAATCCGCTTCCACTAAAGCCACCAGAAACGCCCCCCACGAAGATTATCGCCCCATCAATCCCCAAGAATTAACTCCTATGTATCAGCATTATGTGGAGGTAAAAGAACAGTATCCTAATGCTTTATTATTGTACAGAGTCGGGGACTTTTTCGAGTGCTTTTTTCAGGATGCAGTCACCATCGCCCAAGAATTGGAATTAGTCATCACCAGTAAGGATGCAGGAAAAAATGTCGGTAGAATCGCTATGACTGGTGTACCTCATCATGCTTTAGATAGATACGCAAGACAATTGGTAGAAAAGGGTTATGCGGTGGTAATCTGTGATCAAGTGGAAGATGCGGCAACAGCAACGGCAGAGAAACGGTTAGTCAAACGTGCCATCACCAAGTTATTAACCCCCGGCACTATCACCGAAGATGAGATGTTACCCTCCAAGCAAAACAACTTCCTAGCGGCGGTTGTAGTCGCAAAAGAGCATTGGGGATTAGCCTATGCAGACATCTCTACAGGGGAATTTTTTACGACTCAAAATAAAGATTTAAGCTCTTTAGCCACTGAATTACTGCGTTTACAACCAGCAGAGATTCTTTTTCCCGTCAATGCTCCTGATATTAACAGTTTACTACGTCCGGGTCAAAAATCTGACTATCTTCCTAACTTTCTTCCTGATTGCTTTTGTTATTCATTGCGATCGCACAAAGCCTTTGATATTCACGAAGCCAAGCCCAGATTATTGATGGAATTTAACCTCAAATCCTTAGAGGGTGTAGGCTGTGAGCATTTACCTTTGGCTATTCGCGCCGCAGGGGGATTATTAGAATATGTGCAGGATACCCAAAAAGCTAATCAAGTACCATTACAACTGATTCGCAGTTATAATGTCAGCGATTATTTAGTCTTAGACAGCACCACCAGACGAAACCTCGAAATCACTAGCACAGTGCGAGATAACACCTTTCACGGCTCTCTCCTTTGGGCTTTAGACAGAACTTGTACGGCGATGGGGGGTAGAGCTTTGAGACGTTGGTTATTGCAACCCTTACTCAATAAAAGAGGGATTATTGCCAGACAAGATTCGATCGCAGAATTGATGGATAATTTACCTTTGAGGGAAGCTATTAGGGAAATTCTTAAGAGTATTTACGATTTAGAGAGGATAACGGGGCGAGTGAGTGCAGGTACGGCAAACCCGAAGGAATTACTTAATTTAGCGGATTCTTTGTTAAAATTGAGGGAATTAGGGGAGTTAGCGAAAGAAGGAAAATCTCCCTATTTTCAAGCGTTGCAAGATGTGCCGTCAGAATTGGAAGAATTGGGCAAAAAGGTAATTGATTCTATTGTCGAGTTTCCACCCCAACACGTTAAGGAAGGGGGAATTATTCGGGATGGGGTGAATCAGCAGTTAGACGAGATGCGCAAACTCATTGACGGAGATAAGGAGTGGTTAGCTAATCTGGAAGTGACAGAAAGGGAACGCACGGGCATTAGTAATTTAAAAGTAGGGTACAATAAAACCTTTGGTTACTATATCAGTATGCCTCGTTCCAAAGCTAATTTAGCCCCTGAAAATTATCAGCGAAAACAAACTTTATTAAATGAAGAAAGATACATTACTGCTGAGTTAAAAGAAAAGGAAAATCGTATTTTAAATGCTAAGGATGATTTAGCTAAATTTGAATATGAAATCTTTGTTAATTTACGCTCTTTAGTCGCAGAAAAAACTGAAGAAATCAGAAAAATTGCAAAAGCGATCGCAGCTATGGATGTTTTGAGCGGATTAGCTGAATTAGCTGTATATCAAGACTATAACCGTCCTGAAATTACCGAAGATAGAATTATTAAAATTAAAAATGGTCGTCATCCCGTAGTCGAGAAATTATTAGGCTTTGGGATGTTTGTGCCTAATTCCACTGTTTTAGGAACAGAAAAAGCACCAGATTTAATTATTTTAACTGGTCCAAATGCTAGTGGTAAAAGTTGTTATTTGCGTCAGGTAGGTTTAATTCAATTAATGGCTCAAATTGGTAGTTTTATCCCCGCAGAAAGTGCAAAATTATCGATCTGCGATCGCATCTTTACTCGTGTGGGTGCAGTGGACGACATAGCGACAGGGCAATCAACCTTTATGGTGGAGATGAATGAAACCGCAAATATTCTCAATCACGCTACAGAAAAATCCTTAGTTTTATTAGATGAAATTGGAAGAGGCACCGCAACATTTGATGGTTTGTCTATTGCGTGGGCAGTGGCGGAATATTTAGCAATTGAAATTCAGAGTCGTACGATTTTTGCCACTCACTACCATGAATTAAATGAATTAGCATCTATTTTGGAAAATGTAGCCAATTATCAAGTAACAGTAAAAGAGCTAGAAAATGAGATTATTTTTCTACACGAAGTCAAGGCAGGAGGGGCGGATAAATCCTATGGTATCGAGGCTGGAAGACTAGCAGGTTTACCCCCAGTCGTGATAAAAAGGGCAAAACAGGTAATGAGTCAAATTGAAAAACATAGTAAAATTGCGATCGGCTTAAGAAAAAATATCAAAAAATTAACCCCTTCTAAACAGGAAAATACAGAGGAAATAATGAATCAATTAGACATCTTTGAATAG
- a CDS encoding DUF2283 domain-containing protein has product MNKTKMVYFEKEDILHLTISEEDEFQSVEISPNITLELNQNGEIIGLEIIKASNFIQDSILDSSQVKLMQIS; this is encoded by the coding sequence ATGAATAAAACAAAAATGGTTTATTTTGAAAAAGAAGATATTTTACACTTAACTATATCGGAAGAAGATGAGTTTCAAAGTGTCGAAATTAGCCCTAATATCACATTAGAATTAAATCAAAATGGTGAAATTATTGGCTTGGAAATTATTAAAGCTAGTAATTTTATTCAGGATTCAATTTTAGATTCTTCTCAAGTTAAATTGATGCAAATATCTTAA
- a CDS encoding MFS transporter encodes MTSQQKLSEKLYLTTKLAFGAGDMGPALTANILVFFLLPFLTNVAGLNPTLAGSVLFVGKVSDAINDPIIGMMSDRTSTKWGRRIPWIIFSAIPFGLIFFLQWIVPHFSDNSSLNNTLLFIYYLIIGIVFNIFYTAVNLPYQALTPELTQDYNERTSLNSFRFSFSIGASIFSLILAGIVFQIFQGSDQQKYIILGLICSIFAIIPLFWCPLIIRERGYQPLLNSNQKKISGYLLLIISTILVIYGISNILAKNSEATFFGLIALALSLLFGTIAWSLITAKTESHLESRIITQIQDGNENHNLTFKQQLIIVFQNKAFLFVVGIYLCSWLAVQLTASILLFFVVNWMGLSEASFPKVAIAVQGTALIMLFIWQKISEKLDKKIVYFLGSTIWIMAQIGLFMVQPGQTFLLYFLAILAGVGVSVAYLIPWSMIPDVIDLDELKTGERREGIFYGFMVLLQKFGLAFGLFLVGIALDISGFVKTVAGEAPPIQPESALWAIRFVVAPLPAIILFLGIILAYFYPITREYHAKIRLELDQRKQS; translated from the coding sequence ATGACATCTCAACAAAAATTATCAGAAAAACTTTATTTAACGACAAAATTAGCTTTTGGGGCAGGAGATATGGGGCCTGCTTTAACTGCTAATATTTTGGTCTTTTTTTTACTTCCTTTTTTAACCAATGTTGCGGGGTTGAATCCTACTTTAGCAGGTAGTGTTTTATTTGTAGGAAAGGTTAGTGATGCTATAAATGATCCTATCATAGGTATGATGAGCGATCGCACTTCAACAAAATGGGGTAGAAGAATACCATGGATTATTTTTTCAGCAATACCCTTTGGTTTAATTTTTTTTCTACAGTGGATAGTACCCCATTTTAGCGATAATTCTAGTTTGAATAATACCCTTTTATTTATTTATTATTTAATTATTGGTATTGTTTTTAATATTTTTTATACGGCAGTAAATTTACCTTATCAAGCTCTCACTCCAGAGTTAACTCAAGATTATAATGAAAGAACAAGTTTAAATAGTTTTCGTTTCAGTTTTTCCATTGGTGCAAGTATTTTTTCCCTAATTTTAGCAGGAATTGTTTTTCAAATTTTTCAGGGAAGTGATCAACAAAAATATATAATTTTAGGATTAATTTGTAGCATTTTTGCGATTATTCCCTTATTCTGGTGTCCTTTAATTATTAGAGAGAGAGGTTATCAACCTTTATTAAATTCTAATCAGAAAAAAATTAGCGGTTATTTGCTCTTAATTATTTCTACAATTTTAGTCATTTATGGTATTTCAAATATTCTGGCAAAAAATAGCGAAGCAACCTTTTTTGGCTTAATTGCTCTCGCTTTAAGTCTTTTATTCGGTACGATAGCATGGAGTTTAATTACTGCTAAAACAGAATCTCATTTGGAATCAAGAATTATTACTCAAATTCAAGACGGCAATGAAAATCATAATTTAACATTCAAACAACAGCTAATAATAGTTTTTCAAAATAAGGCTTTTTTATTTGTTGTTGGTATCTATTTATGCTCATGGTTAGCCGTACAATTAACTGCTTCTATTCTCCTATTTTTTGTTGTAAATTGGATGGGGCTTTCAGAGGCTTCTTTTCCAAAAGTTGCGATCGCAGTTCAAGGAACAGCTTTAATAATGTTATTTATTTGGCAAAAAATTAGTGAAAAGTTAGATAAAAAAATTGTTTATTTTCTCGGTTCAACTATTTGGATAATGGCTCAAATTGGCTTATTTATGGTACAACCGGGACAAACTTTTTTACTTTATTTCCTAGCAATATTAGCAGGGGTTGGAGTATCTGTAGCTTACTTAATACCTTGGTCAATGATACCCGATGTTATCGATTTAGATGAACTAAAAACGGGCGAAAGAAGAGAAGGTATTTTTTATGGCTTTATGGTATTGTTACAAAAATTTGGTTTAGCTTTTGGACTATTTTTAGTGGGCATAGCTTTAGACATATCGGGATTTGTGAAAACTGTGGCAGGAGAAGCCCCTCCCATTCAACCCGAAAGTGCTTTATGGGCAATTCGCTTTGTTGTCGCCCCCTTACCCGCCATAATTTTGTTTTTGGGTATTATCTTGGCTTATTTTTATCCTATTACCAGAGAATATCACGCTAAAATACGTTTAGAATTAGACCAAAGAAAACAAAGTTGA
- a CDS encoding class I SAM-dependent methyltransferase gives MTNNKSNLLQKKIIELIDSSNQKKITFADYMNLCLYDSEYGYYNSENILIGKNGDFYTSTSLSSDFGELLAIQLEEFWRVMDKPTPFHLVEVGAGEGNLTINILNYLKTHYPDFFQSIEYIIIEKSEILAEKQKQIIKKSFNKSVISKWYKWEDIENNSLQGCIFSNELIDAFPVHLVEFNQGILQEVYLTNNEGNLTEVLGNLSTIEIEDFFKTLNINFSQDIYPEKYRTEVNIQALNWLKTVTKKLKKGYVLTIDYGYQGDKYYHPQRFQGTLKCYYQHRHHNNPYVNIGCQDITSHINFTALETYGERYGLSNIAYTPQALFLMNLGLGDRISELSSGKIPIGEIIERRNQLHSLINPEGLGNFGILLQGKNLNKEQKNYSLKGFKY, from the coding sequence ATGACTAATAATAAATCGAATCTTTTACAGAAAAAAATTATTGAATTAATTGACTCTTCAAACCAGAAAAAAATTACTTTTGCTGATTATATGAATTTGTGTTTATATGATTCTGAGTATGGTTATTATAATTCGGAAAATATCCTCATTGGTAAAAATGGCGATTTTTACACTTCTACTTCTTTATCCTCTGATTTTGGAGAATTATTAGCTATTCAGCTAGAAGAATTTTGGCGTGTTATGGATAAACCAACCCCTTTTCATTTAGTTGAAGTGGGAGCAGGAGAAGGAAATTTAACAATCAACATTTTAAACTATTTAAAAACCCATTATCCTGATTTTTTTCAAAGTATAGAATATATAATCATCGAAAAATCTGAAATATTAGCAGAAAAACAGAAGCAAATTATAAAAAAGAGCTTCAATAAATCTGTCATTAGTAAATGGTATAAATGGGAAGATATAGAAAACAATTCTTTACAAGGATGTATTTTTAGTAATGAATTAATTGATGCTTTTCCTGTGCATTTAGTAGAATTTAATCAAGGCATTTTACAAGAAGTGTATCTCACAAATAATGAAGGCAATTTAACAGAAGTTTTAGGAAATTTATCAACTATAGAAATAGAAGATTTTTTTAAAACATTAAACATTAATTTTAGTCAAGATATTTACCCAGAAAAATATAGAACAGAAGTTAATATCCAAGCCCTAAATTGGCTAAAAACCGTGACAAAAAAACTTAAAAAAGGTTATGTCTTAACTATCGACTATGGCTATCAAGGGGATAAATACTATCATCCTCAACGATTTCAGGGGACTTTAAAATGTTATTATCAACATCGTCATCATAACAATCCTTATGTAAATATTGGTTGTCAAGATATTACCAGTCACATCAATTTCACCGCCTTAGAAACTTACGGAGAAAGATACGGGTTATCCAATATTGCTTATACTCCTCAAGCATTATTTTTAATGAATTTAGGATTGGGCGATCGCATCTCTGAGCTATCTAGTGGTAAAATACCCATTGGAGAAATAATTGAGCGTAGAAATCAACTTCATAGCTTAATTAACCCAGAAGGATTAGGTAATTTTGGCATTTTACTTCAAGGGAAAAATTTAAATAAAGAACAAAAAAACTACTCTTTAAAAGGATTCAAATATTAG
- a CDS encoding diguanylate cyclase domain-containing protein yields MEKISSSSAQNSEEWQKRETLKKEIKQKINNYINNLDDSSHNQYLYLLIVEDSQEHHLCYLENSIYEIGRRHDADIILRDLSVSRTHATIVKEYNQEENLFFYKIIDGSLSGNKSKNGLVINNKKFGSKYLEHGDLIIFGDHAKARFFVIDKNSQNQDFFNIVNFEKTNILDEDSYAKKTLNNNNYIVKEIDSQSENIRDYIAKLGSFAELSPYPIIEINLQGKITYYNPATGLLFPDLKDEKMNHPVLINLLKAEHKIHGNLFVREVFYQDKIFEQYIHYLPELKVIRIYIFDFTKRKRIEAKLKDSEAKYRAVVEQISEGIFLFNAENNKIIEANESVTRILGFSLEELIGENIETFLNNKNFDFCHKLRLLKQTKASFREELRLKAKNRESVYVELSISIINYQNQLVFCSVFRDIGQRKLLEEQLKFQAYHDSLTGLYKRNYFREYAAKKINTFHRKKYYLAVAFFDIDYFKEINDSYGHDVGDMLLQNLTERIKYCLKKRDCLARWGGDEFVALFGNIKEIQDLIVIVERILQSVRRPFVFDGVTINASTSIGVAVYPLHGDSVDCLLKKADEALYETKRNGRDGYTIAGSMMN; encoded by the coding sequence ATGGAAAAAATATCATCTTCATCTGCACAAAATTCAGAGGAGTGGCAAAAAAGAGAAACACTAAAAAAAGAAATTAAACAAAAAATAAATAATTATATAAACAATTTAGATGATTCTTCTCATAATCAATATTTATATTTACTAATTGTTGAAGATAGTCAAGAACATCATCTCTGTTATTTAGAAAATTCTATTTACGAAATCGGTAGAAGGCACGATGCAGATATAATACTTCGAGACCTTTCTGTGTCTCGGACTCATGCGACTATAGTAAAAGAATATAACCAAGAGGAAAACTTATTTTTTTACAAAATAATAGATGGCAGTTTATCTGGAAATAAAAGTAAAAATGGTCTTGTTATTAATAACAAAAAATTTGGTAGTAAATATTTAGAACATGGTGACTTAATTATTTTTGGAGATCATGCTAAAGCTAGATTTTTTGTCATTGATAAAAATTCTCAAAATCAAGATTTTTTTAACATAGTCAATTTTGAAAAAACTAATATTTTAGATGAAGATAGTTATGCAAAAAAGACATTGAACAATAATAATTATATCGTCAAAGAAATTGATTCTCAATCAGAAAATATAAGGGATTATATTGCAAAACTAGGTTCTTTTGCTGAGTTAAGTCCTTATCCAATTATTGAAATTAATTTACAAGGAAAAATTACTTATTATAATCCTGCTACAGGATTATTATTTCCTGATTTAAAGGATGAAAAAATGAATCATCCTGTTTTGATTAATCTATTAAAAGCTGAACATAAAATTCATGGTAATTTGTTTGTAAGAGAAGTTTTTTATCAGGATAAAATTTTTGAACAATATATTCACTATTTACCAGAATTAAAAGTAATTAGAATTTACATTTTTGATTTTACTAAAAGAAAAAGAATAGAAGCAAAACTTAAAGATAGTGAAGCAAAATATCGAGCTGTTGTTGAACAAATTTCCGAAGGAATTTTTCTTTTTAATGCAGAAAATAATAAAATAATTGAGGCTAATGAGTCTGTAACTAGAATATTGGGTTTTTCTTTAGAAGAGTTAATAGGAGAAAATATAGAAACTTTTTTAAATAATAAAAATTTTGATTTTTGTCATAAACTAAGATTATTAAAGCAAACTAAGGCTAGTTTTAGAGAGGAATTAAGACTTAAGGCAAAAAATAGAGAATCAGTATATGTAGAATTAAGTATTAGTATTATTAATTATCAAAATCAACTGGTATTTTGTTCTGTTTTTAGAGATATTGGTCAAAGAAAACTTTTAGAGGAACAACTTAAATTTCAGGCTTATCATGATAGTCTAACAGGTTTATATAAAAGAAATTATTTTCGTGAGTATGCGGCAAAAAAAATAAATACTTTTCACAGAAAAAAATATTATTTAGCGGTGGCTTTTTTTGATATTGATTATTTTAAAGAAATTAATGATTCTTATGGCCATGATGTGGGGGATATGCTGTTACAGAACCTTACAGAAAGAATTAAATATTGTTTGAAAAAAAGAGATTGTCTTGCCCGTTGGGGAGGAGATGAATTTGTTGCTCTATTTGGTAATATTAAAGAGATTCAAGATTTAATTGTCATCGTTGAAAGAATTTTACAATCTGTTCGTCGTCCTTTTGTTTTTGATGGAGTAACAATAAATGCTTCTACTAGTATTGGGGTTGCTGTTTATCCTTTACACGGAGATAGTGTAGATTGTTTATTGAAAAAAGCTGATGAAGCGTTATACGAGACTAAACGTAATGGCAGAGACGGTTATACTATTGCTGGTTCGATGATGAATTAG
- the larE gene encoding ATP-dependent sacrificial sulfur transferase LarE has protein sequence MIQDKLTSLKKIFQEMGQALVAYSGGIDSTLVAKIAYDCLGDRTLAITAVSPSLLPEELDEAQQQAEFMGINHELIETEEMNNPNYTSNPVNRCYFCKSELHDKLKQIAQERGYPYIIDGVNADDLQDYRPGIQAAKERGVRSPLAEVGITKMEVREISKQLGLPWWEKPSQPCLSSRFPYGEEITYEKLHRVGRAEIYLRKLGYSNLRVRSDGNTARIELLPEQISHFVVNVNIPDLVKDFQNLGFTYVTLDLEGYRSGKLNQILGVQGSELK, from the coding sequence ATGATTCAAGATAAATTAACCAGTTTAAAAAAGATTTTCCAAGAAATGGGACAAGCTTTAGTTGCCTATTCAGGAGGAATAGATAGTACATTAGTTGCAAAAATTGCTTATGATTGTCTGGGCGATCGCACCTTAGCAATTACAGCCGTATCACCATCATTATTACCAGAAGAATTAGACGAAGCCCAACAACAAGCAGAATTTATGGGGATTAACCATGAACTAATCGAAACCGAAGAGATGAACAACCCCAACTATACATCGAATCCCGTTAATCGTTGCTATTTCTGTAAAAGTGAACTGCACGACAAATTAAAACAAATCGCCCAAGAGCGGGGTTATCCTTACATTATTGATGGGGTAAATGCCGATGATTTACAAGACTATCGCCCCGGAATACAAGCCGCTAAAGAAAGGGGAGTGCGATCGCCTCTAGCAGAAGTTGGTATTACCAAAATGGAAGTAAGAGAAATAAGCAAACAACTTGGCTTACCTTGGTGGGAAAAACCCTCTCAACCCTGCCTCTCATCCCGTTTCCCCTACGGAGAAGAAATCACCTATGAAAAATTACATCGAGTGGGAAGAGCCGAAATTTATCTCCGCAAATTAGGTTATAGTAACCTCAGAGTTAGATCTGATGGAAACACCGCTAGAATTGAATTACTGCCCGAACAAATTAGCCATTTTGTCGTCAATGTCAACATTCCAGACCTAGTAAAAGATTTTCAAAATCTTGGCTTTACCTATGTCACCCTAGACTTAGAAGGCTATCGTAGTGGAAAATTAAATCAAATACTAGGAGTTCAGGGTTCGGAGTTAAAATAA
- a CDS encoding LptA/OstA family protein, translating into MPLVFNTLTEAKFAQVKAQNVAPRQPLTVRSDIQEANSETGVVTARGNVYINYPARNIQATSAQAQYFSKERRLVLTGNVYVLQDGNTMRAETMTYLIDEGRFIATPETQQQVESIYLVDEEENN; encoded by the coding sequence ATGCCTTTGGTATTCAATACCCTCACAGAGGCAAAATTTGCTCAAGTAAAAGCCCAAAATGTAGCCCCCAGACAACCCTTAACAGTGCGATCAGATATTCAAGAAGCGAACTCAGAAACAGGAGTCGTAACCGCCAGAGGAAACGTTTATATTAACTATCCCGCCCGAAACATTCAGGCAACCTCTGCCCAAGCTCAATATTTTAGTAAAGAAAGACGATTAGTGTTAACAGGTAACGTTTATGTTTTACAAGATGGAAACACCATGAGAGCAGAAACCATGACCTATTTAATTGACGAAGGACGCTTTATCGCTACCCCGGAAACTCAACAACAAGTAGAATCTATCTATCTAGTAGATGAAGAAGAAAACAATTAA
- the lptB gene encoding LPS export ABC transporter ATP-binding protein yields the protein MELFLQNIHKYYNKRCIVNRVNLKVSQGEIVGLLGPNGAGKTTTFYITTGLIKPNEGNVYLDQEDITKLQLNKRAKLGIGYLTQQASIFRNLTVKENIQLVLEQTNNSPRFQQMRLEQLIAEFRLEKIVNTKGSQVSGGERRRTELARALAVGKEGPKFLLLDEPFAGVDPIAVSEIQEMIAKLKNNGMGILITDHNVRETLAITGRSYIMREGQILASGTGEELYNNPLVRQYYLGDNFQA from the coding sequence ATGGAGCTATTTTTACAAAACATTCATAAATATTACAATAAAAGATGTATTGTTAATCGAGTTAATCTTAAAGTTTCCCAAGGGGAAATTGTCGGGTTACTAGGGCCTAATGGTGCAGGAAAAACAACTACTTTTTATATCACAACAGGACTAATCAAACCTAACGAGGGTAATGTATACCTAGATCAAGAAGATATTACCAAATTGCAGTTAAATAAAAGAGCAAAACTAGGTATTGGTTACTTAACCCAACAAGCCAGTATTTTTCGTAATTTGACAGTCAAAGAGAATATTCAATTAGTCTTAGAACAAACCAATAATTCTCCCCGTTTTCAACAAATGCGTTTAGAACAATTGATCGCTGAATTTCGCTTAGAAAAAATTGTCAATACCAAAGGTTCTCAAGTTTCAGGGGGAGAAAGACGTAGAACCGAACTAGCAAGGGCTTTGGCAGTGGGTAAAGAAGGACCTAAATTCTTACTTCTTGATGAACCCTTTGCCGGGGTTGATCCCATTGCAGTATCAGAGATTCAAGAAATGATTGCTAAACTCAAAAATAACGGCATGGGTATCTTAATTACAGATCACAATGTTCGGGAAACTTTGGCAATTACGGGGCGATCGTATATCATGAGAGAGGGTCAAATTTTAGCCTCTGGTACAGGAGAAGAACTTTACAATAACCCCCTAGTTAGACAATATTATTTAGGAGATAATTTTCAGGCTTAA
- a CDS encoding LptF/LptG family permease — MDKEPKFFLPLPKISVMDRYVTVELLLPFLFGIGLFTSLGLSIGTLFELIRKVTESGLLLSVAFKILFLRMPGFIALAFPMSLLLATLMAYSRLSSDSEIIALRSVGVNIYRLVIPAVILSLCVTGMTFFINDVVTPSANREATLTMQRALNRVRPTFKDRNILYPEYKTVQYDDGSRHSVLERLFYAQEFNGEEMKDLTILDLSREGLNQILTAKTATWNIGDNVWDFFNGTIYLISPDGAYRNIVRFEHQQLALSRAPLDLAQRPPNPDEMSISQAREYLEVVKLQADEKEIRKMMVRIQGKISLPFVCVVFGLIGSALGLRPQNTNKATSFGICVGLIFSYYLLSFVSESMGIWGILTPLMAAWLPNLLGLGVGTWLLVQSAK, encoded by the coding sequence ATGGACAAAGAACCCAAATTTTTCTTACCCTTACCAAAAATATCGGTGATGGATCGATATGTTACGGTTGAGCTATTATTACCTTTTTTATTCGGTATAGGTTTATTTACTTCTTTGGGTTTATCCATAGGCACATTATTTGAGTTAATTCGTAAAGTTACCGAATCAGGATTACTGTTGAGTGTTGCTTTCAAAATCCTTTTCCTCAGAATGCCGGGGTTTATCGCCCTTGCCTTCCCCATGTCTCTATTACTAGCCACTCTGATGGCTTATAGTCGTTTATCTAGTGATAGTGAGATTATCGCTTTACGCAGTGTCGGAGTTAATATCTATCGTTTGGTAATACCCGCAGTGATTCTGAGCTTATGTGTCACGGGAATGACTTTTTTTATTAACGATGTGGTGACACCCTCTGCTAATCGAGAAGCGACTTTAACTATGCAAAGAGCCTTAAACAGAGTCAGACCTACTTTTAAGGATAGAAATATTTTATATCCAGAATACAAAACAGTGCAGTATGACGATGGAAGCAGACACTCAGTTTTAGAAAGATTATTTTATGCCCAAGAATTCAACGGGGAAGAAATGAAAGATTTAACTATTTTGGATCTTTCTCGGGAGGGTTTGAACCAAATTTTAACGGCAAAAACCGCCACATGGAATATTGGTGACAATGTTTGGGATTTTTTTAATGGTACAATTTATCTTATCTCTCCAGATGGTGCTTATCGTAATATCGTTAGATTTGAACATCAACAACTAGCTTTATCACGAGCTCCTTTAGATTTAGCTCAACGCCCCCCCAATCCCGATGAAATGAGCATTAGTCAAGCAAGAGAATATCTTGAGGTGGTGAAATTACAAGCGGATGAAAAGGAAATTCGTAAAATGATGGTACGAATTCAGGGAAAAATCTCTCTACCGTTTGTGTGTGTAGTCTTTGGTTTAATTGGTTCAGCTTTGGGTTTACGTCCGCAAAATACTAACAAAGCAACCAGTTTTGGTATTTGTGTTGGTTTAATTTTTTCTTACTATCTGCTTTCTTTCGTGAGTGAGTCTATGGGGATTTGGGGAATTTTAACTCCTCTAATGGCGGCATGGTTGCCTAATTTGCTAGGTTTAGGGGTTGGCACATGGTTATTAGTTCAGTCGGCAAAATAA